A section of the Centropristis striata isolate RG_2023a ecotype Rhode Island chromosome 7, C.striata_1.0, whole genome shotgun sequence genome encodes:
- the LOC131974531 gene encoding transmembrane protein 150A-like, which translates to MTAWIVLPVSLSAFSITGIWIVYAMAVMNHHVCPVENWSYNVTCTEELPRPGFPKTCCTIQDIPLISKCGSYPPESCLFSLIGNVGAFMVVMVCFLRYAQIIEHSHRCWVNTSALVSGCTNAVGLVMVGNFQVDHAKSLHYVGAGVAFPAGLLFVCLQCVLTYRVAVTALDYWMAHFRVALALGAMVSLVLSGIFFIHESFVLQHAAAICEWVFTVDILVFYGTFTYEFGTVTSETMMTGLQQSHHHGSGVIMGPRARGSALGGATKGLKSPGGSSTSTHLNCTPESIAML; encoded by the exons ATGACTGCCTGGATCGTCCTGCCTGTCAGCCTGTCTGCCTTCTCCATCACAGGAATATGGATTGT GTACGCCATGGCTGTGATGAATCACCATGTTTGTCCAGTGGAGAACTG GTCTTACAATGTAACATGCACAGAGGAGCTGCCCCGACCAGGCTTTCCCAAGACATGCTGCACCATCCAGGACATCCCCCTCATCAG TAAATGTGGCTCCTACCCTCCTGAAAGCTGCCTATTTAGCTTGATCGGCAACGTTGGAGCCTTCATGG TGGTGATGGTGTGCTTTCTGCGATACGCCCAGATAATCGAACACAGCCACCGATGTTGGGTCAACACCAGCGCTCTGGTGTCCGGCTGCACCAACGCTGTCGGTCTGGTCATGGTGGGCAACTTCCAG GTTGATCACGCCAAATCTTTACACTACGTGGGTGCTGGTGTGGCATTTCCAGCAGGGTTGCTGTTTGTGTGCCTGCAGTGTGTGCTCACCTACCGGGTGGCTGTGACCGCCCTCGACTACTGGATGGCCCATTTCAGAGTGGCTCTAGCACTGGGAGCCATGGTCTCCCTCGTCCTCA GCGGCATCTTCTTCATCCACGAGAGCTTCGTCCTGCAGCACGCTGCAGCCATCTGTGAGTGGGTCTTCACAGTGGACATCCTGGTCTTCTACGGCACCTTCACCTACGAGTTTGGCACCGTCACCAGCGAGACCATGATGACAGGTTTGCAGCAGAGCCACCACCACGGCTCAGGGGTTATCATGGGTCCCAGGGCCCGGGGCTCGGCACTGGGCGGAGCGACTAAGGGCCTGAAATCCCCAGGGGGAAGCAGCACATCCACACATCTCAACTGTACCCCAGAGAGCATAGCCATGTTGTAG